One genomic window of Glycine max cultivar Williams 82 chromosome 16, Glycine_max_v4.0, whole genome shotgun sequence includes the following:
- the LOC100807276 gene encoding Histidine biosynthesis bifunctional protein hisIE, chloroplastic, translating into MAVSYVHMLQCNRGFHKGNLSYPNCSYKARRSHRLVFASMHTPEPKVDSLLDSVKWDTKGLVVAIAQNVDTGAILMQGFANREAIATTISSRKATFYSRSRSTLWTKGETSNNFINVHDVFIDCDRDSIIYLGKPDGPTCHTGAETCYYTSVFDLLKQQEAEENKLALTSLYALESTISQRKTELIGENEKPSWTKRLLLNDKLLCSKIREEANELCQTLENNEDEKRTASEMADVLYHAMVLLAKKGVKIEDVLQVLRLRFSQSGIEEKKSRVSQKSVDD; encoded by the exons ATGGCTGTTTCATATGTTCACATGCTTCAATGCAACAGGGGTTTCCACAAGGGTAACCTCTCCTATCCTAATTGCAGTTACAAGGCGAGGAGGAGCCACCGTTTAGTTTTTGCTTCTATGCACACACCAGAACCTAAG GTAGACTCATTACTGGACAGTGTAAAATGGGATACCAAAGGTTTGGTTGTGGCAATAGCTCAGAATGTTGACACAGGGGCCATATTAATGCAAGGTTTTGCCAACAGAGAAGCAATAGCTACAACTATATCTTCTCGAAAGGCCACATTCTATAGCCGATCACGATCTACATTGTGGACCAAAGGAGAAACctctaataattttatcaatgttCACGATGTCTTTATTGATTGTGATCGTGATTCT ATAATATACCTGGGAAAACCTGATGGGCCTACCTGCCACACAGGGGCAGAAACATGCTATTATACATCAGTTTTTGACTTGTTAAAGCAGCAAGAG GCTGAGGAAAATAAATTGGCATTAACCTCTTTGTATGCATTAGAGTCAACAATCTCGCAACGGAAAACAGAGttaataggagaaaatgaaaaGCCTTCATGGACAAAGCGATTATTGCTTAATGATAAGTTGCTATGCTCTAAAATCAG AGAAGAGGCAAACGAGTTGTGTCAAACTCTAGAGAACAATGAGGACGAGAAACGTACTGCTTCAGAGATGGCTGATGTACTCTATCATGCCATGGTTCTGTTGGCAAAGAAAGGTGTCAAAATAGAAGATGTTTTGCAGGTTCTTCGTCTGAGATTTTCCCAATCTGGTATTGAGGAGAAGAAAAGTCGTGTATCCCAGAAATCAGTGGATGATTGA
- the LOC100305436 gene encoding protein kinase family protein isoform X2, translated as MSSTLAAIFGGAAGAVALVGIAIILIWFCLSRQRNVSRTSETGSSDPSQGRHGAMELPIRDTRRFEMEELSLATKNFSDKNLIGEGKFGEVYKGLLQDGMLVAIKKRRGLASQEFVDEVRYLSSIHHRNLVSLLGYCQENNLQFLIYEYVPNGSVSSHLYGAGQQPREKLEFKHRLPIAQGAAKGLAHLHSLSPRLVHKNFKTANVLVDENFIAKVADAGLRNFLGRVDIAGSSSQVATDEIFLASEVREFRRFSEKSDVYSFGVFLLELLSGKQATESPFPDSNQNLVEWVLSNQDRGMMSYIIDRRLESSFTAEGMEEYIMLIIRCLDPSSERRPAMSYVEMELVRILDKEMNLTTIMGEGTPTVTLGSQLFKSTK; from the exons ATGTCAAGTACTCTTGCAGCAATATTTGGAGGAGCTGCAGGAGCCGTGGCATTGGTAGGGATTGCTATAATACTTATATGGTTTTGTTTGTCTCGCCAAAGGAATGTTTCTAGGACTTCAGAGACAGGGTCCTCTGATCCTTCCCAAG GAAGGCATGGTGCAATGGAGTTGCCTATACGAGATACTAGGCGGTTTGAGATGGAAGAACTATCTCTGGccacaaaaaatttcagtgaCAAGAATTTGATTGGAGAAGGGAAATTTGGAGAGGTATACAAGGGTTTACTGCAAGATGGGATGCTTGTAGCTATCAAAAAGCGCCGTGGACTTGCTAGTCAAGAATTTGTTGATGAG GTACGCTATCTCTCATCTATTCACCACCGAAATCTTGTCAGTCTTTTAGGCTACTGCCAGGAGAACAATCTGCAGTTTCTTATATACGAATATGTGCCTAATGGAAGCGTCTCCAGTCACTTGTATG GCGCTGGTCAACAACCGCGAGAGAAGCTAGAATTCAAGCATAGACTTCCAATAGCTCAAGGTGCAGCTAAAG GTTTGGCTCATCTTCACTCTTTGAGTCCCCGTTTGGTGCATAAGAATTTCAAAACAGCTAATGTTCTTGTGGATGAAAACTTCATTGCTAAGGTGGCAGATGCTGGACTTCGCAATTTTTTGGGGAGAGTTGACATTGCAGGCTCCTCTTCTCAAGTGGCAACAGATGAAATATTCCTTGCATCAGA GGTGAGAGAGTTCAGACGATTTTCTGAAAAGAGCGATGTATACAGCTTTGGGGTGTTTTTGCTGGAGTTGTTAAGTGGGAAACAAGCAACAGAATCACCATTTCCGGACTCTAATCAAAATCTGGTTGAATGG GTGCTAAGTAATCAAGACCGTGGCATGATGTCTTACATCATTGATAGAAGATTGGAGAGTAGTTTTACAGCTGAGGGAATGGAAGAGTACATCATGCTCATAATTAGATGCTTAGATCCTTCAAGTGAGAGGCGACCTGCCATGAGCTATGTGGAAATGGAACTTGTTCGGATCCTAGACAAGGAAATGAACTTGACAACAATCATGGGAGAAGGAACCCCTACTGTGACTCTTGGAAGTCAATTAttcaaatcaacaaaataa
- the LOC100305436 gene encoding protein kinase family protein, with amino-acid sequence MSSTLAAIFGGAAGAVALVGIAIILIWFCLSRQRNVSRTSETGSSDPSQVGRHGAMELPIRDTRRFEMEELSLATKNFSDKNLIGEGKFGEVYKGLLQDGMLVAIKKRRGLASQEFVDEVRYLSSIHHRNLVSLLGYCQENNLQFLIYEYVPNGSVSSHLYGAGQQPREKLEFKHRLPIAQGAAKGLAHLHSLSPRLVHKNFKTANVLVDENFIAKVADAGLRNFLGRVDIAGSSSQVATDEIFLASEVREFRRFSEKSDVYSFGVFLLELLSGKQATESPFPDSNQNLVEWVLSNQDRGMMSYIIDRRLESSFTAEGMEEYIMLIIRCLDPSSERRPAMSYVEMELVRILDKEMNLTTIMGEGTPTVTLGSQLFKSTK; translated from the exons ATGTCAAGTACTCTTGCAGCAATATTTGGAGGAGCTGCAGGAGCCGTGGCATTGGTAGGGATTGCTATAATACTTATATGGTTTTGTTTGTCTCGCCAAAGGAATGTTTCTAGGACTTCAGAGACAGGGTCCTCTGATCCTTCCCAAG TAGGAAGGCATGGTGCAATGGAGTTGCCTATACGAGATACTAGGCGGTTTGAGATGGAAGAACTATCTCTGGccacaaaaaatttcagtgaCAAGAATTTGATTGGAGAAGGGAAATTTGGAGAGGTATACAAGGGTTTACTGCAAGATGGGATGCTTGTAGCTATCAAAAAGCGCCGTGGACTTGCTAGTCAAGAATTTGTTGATGAG GTACGCTATCTCTCATCTATTCACCACCGAAATCTTGTCAGTCTTTTAGGCTACTGCCAGGAGAACAATCTGCAGTTTCTTATATACGAATATGTGCCTAATGGAAGCGTCTCCAGTCACTTGTATG GCGCTGGTCAACAACCGCGAGAGAAGCTAGAATTCAAGCATAGACTTCCAATAGCTCAAGGTGCAGCTAAAG GTTTGGCTCATCTTCACTCTTTGAGTCCCCGTTTGGTGCATAAGAATTTCAAAACAGCTAATGTTCTTGTGGATGAAAACTTCATTGCTAAGGTGGCAGATGCTGGACTTCGCAATTTTTTGGGGAGAGTTGACATTGCAGGCTCCTCTTCTCAAGTGGCAACAGATGAAATATTCCTTGCATCAGA GGTGAGAGAGTTCAGACGATTTTCTGAAAAGAGCGATGTATACAGCTTTGGGGTGTTTTTGCTGGAGTTGTTAAGTGGGAAACAAGCAACAGAATCACCATTTCCGGACTCTAATCAAAATCTGGTTGAATGG GTGCTAAGTAATCAAGACCGTGGCATGATGTCTTACATCATTGATAGAAGATTGGAGAGTAGTTTTACAGCTGAGGGAATGGAAGAGTACATCATGCTCATAATTAGATGCTTAGATCCTTCAAGTGAGAGGCGACCTGCCATGAGCTATGTGGAAATGGAACTTGTTCGGATCCTAGACAAGGAAATGAACTTGACAACAATCATGGGAGAAGGAACCCCTACTGTGACTCTTGGAAGTCAATTAttcaaatcaacaaaataa